A section of the Calorimonas adulescens genome encodes:
- the cas2 gene encoding CRISPR-associated endonuclease Cas2, with translation MYVIVVYDVDVKRVGKVMKFLRTYLNWIQNSVFEGELTEGQFYKMKNGLSKIIKGKEDSVIIFRMPDDKFVEKTIMGIEKNPTDNLI, from the coding sequence ATGTATGTGATAGTTGTATATGATGTAGATGTAAAGAGGGTTGGTAAAGTAATGAAATTTTTAAGGACATATTTGAACTGGATTCAGAATTCTGTATTTGAAGGTGAACTTACTGAAGGTCAGTTTTATAAGATGAAGAATGGTTTATCAAAAATTATAAAAGGAAAAGAAGACTCGGTGATTATCTTTAGAATGCCCGACGATAAATTTGTGGAGAAAACCATAATGGGTATTGAGAAAAATCCTACTGATAATCTCATTTAA
- the csm3 gene encoding type III-A CRISPR-associated RAMP protein Csm3, translated as MSMRTGKFYGNIILSGEIDLITGMHIGGSENISEVGGVDNPVLRDPISNEPYIPGSSIKGKMRSLLEQSEAAKKNGDEYFNRNSATDKRPVRRHECMEPECIVCRIFGATDKENSRPSRISVSDAFLINKDEIELDSMERYLTEIKYENTLDRITSAATPRQMERVPRGAKFGFTITYTVDQDMKEDGEEVKEDIKTIIGLLKLLQDEGLGGSVSRGYGRLRIKGLKTEVRLSNYYFGNTPVKEVEIPDMDTADVDEIIRYFE; from the coding sequence ATGTCGATGAGGACTGGTAAGTTTTATGGCAACATTATACTTTCAGGCGAGATAGACCTTATTACAGGTATGCATATAGGCGGTTCTGAGAATATATCAGAGGTGGGTGGTGTTGATAATCCTGTATTAAGAGACCCAATTTCCAACGAGCCATATATTCCTGGAAGCTCAATAAAGGGCAAGATGCGTAGCCTTCTGGAACAGAGTGAGGCTGCAAAGAAAAATGGTGATGAGTATTTTAACAGGAATTCTGCCACAGATAAAAGACCGGTTAGAAGGCATGAATGTATGGAACCTGAATGCATTGTCTGCAGAATTTTTGGAGCTACAGATAAGGAGAACAGCAGGCCATCGAGGATCTCTGTAAGCGATGCGTTCTTAATCAACAAGGATGAGATTGAACTTGATAGTATGGAGAGATATTTAACGGAAATTAAATATGAAAATACCCTAGACAGGATAACATCGGCAGCGACTCCGCGGCAGATGGAAAGGGTTCCAAGGGGGGCTAAGTTTGGCTTTACTATTACATATACTGTAGATCAGGATATGAAAGAAGATGGCGAAGAGGTTAAAGAGGACATTAAGACAATAATAGGACTTTTAAAGCTGCTTCAGGACGAGGGGTTGGGAGGCAGTGTATCCAGGGGATATGGCAGGCTGAGGATCAAAGGATTAAAGACAGAGGTACGGTTGTCCAACTATTATTTTGGCAATACACCTGTAAAAGAGGTAGAAATTCCGGATATGGATACAGCAGATGTTGACGAAATTATAAGGTACTTTGAATAG
- the csm5 gene encoding type III-A CRISPR-associated RAMP protein Csm5: MIYNIKLTTLSPVHIGGSNEEITSSGYFYNNGNLYIIDLYKLAYRLNELGLWEKYSEAGTPSISDFLNKNRNRLDANIIDFVKSISRRVLPSYYRNFSEGNVIKENIIDMLENRPFIPGSSLKGALRTAILNTMWGYDDNRLKLNNGFDVNNSSNFMQNILRTSVYGYSPSANTDIFKAVKVSDLFSNDENISAIYRVDTVNKTSTGRYSREIVGYEIYRECIKPNVTFAGTLIIDEYTAKKLNVRGIADVKGTIEKSQSFFKDNLIKEEERFHGVSNYFNEIKTGGANFRLGFGCGIENNTVIELLNDDNRMKVANTFKKLKNKGLFPVSKRIIMDGGKYWTMGWCKLEIG; the protein is encoded by the coding sequence ATGATTTACAATATAAAACTCACAACATTATCGCCGGTGCATATTGGCGGTAGCAATGAGGAGATAACATCATCGGGTTATTTTTACAATAATGGCAACCTGTATATAATTGATTTATATAAACTGGCTTACAGACTGAATGAACTTGGGCTGTGGGAAAAATACAGTGAAGCTGGTACCCCTTCAATCTCCGATTTTTTAAATAAAAACCGCAATAGACTGGATGCAAACATAATTGATTTTGTAAAAAGTATATCAAGGAGGGTGCTCCCATCATACTATCGCAACTTCTCTGAGGGAAATGTAATTAAAGAAAATATCATTGATATGCTGGAAAACAGGCCGTTCATACCCGGCTCCAGTCTTAAGGGGGCCCTGAGGACTGCAATATTAAATACAATGTGGGGTTACGACGACAACAGGTTAAAGTTGAACAACGGGTTTGACGTAAATAATTCCAGTAATTTTATGCAAAATATATTGAGGACATCAGTATATGGGTACTCTCCGTCAGCAAATACTGATATATTTAAAGCGGTTAAGGTCTCAGATCTGTTCAGTAACGATGAGAATATAAGTGCAATATACAGGGTAGATACTGTGAACAAGACAAGCACTGGTAGATACAGCAGAGAAATTGTTGGATATGAGATATACAGAGAATGTATAAAACCAAATGTGACATTTGCAGGTACACTGATCATCGACGAGTATACAGCAAAGAAGCTCAATGTCAGAGGGATAGCGGATGTTAAAGGGACAATAGAGAAAAGTCAAAGTTTCTTTAAGGATAACCTTATAAAAGAAGAAGAGAGATTTCATGGCGTATCAAATTATTTTAATGAGATTAAGACTGGTGGGGCAAACTTCAGGTTGGGCTTTGGATGTGGTATTGAAAACAACACGGTTATAGAACTGCTAAATGACGACAACAGGATGAAGGTTGCTAATACTTTTAAAAAATTAAAAAACAAGGGACTATTTCCAGTATCTAAGAGGATTATAATGGACGGTGGTAAATACTGGACAATGGGCTGGTGCAAACTGGAGATAGGTTGA
- the cas6 gene encoding CRISPR-associated endoribonuclease Cas6 produces MRIRVRMFTDDMQTLDINYNYFITSYIYHLLNEEDAEFSRLLHDEGFVYGGKHFKLFTYSGLRMLDFYDVNGPYLRFRGKVDLYISSPVVKFMQDLASSMLNMGEMRIGKAILKIEEIEALQEPRFEDGENRFLCLSPITMSTKREIDGKLKPRDMNINEDGFKENLIKNLKRKYELMVQSSAEDKDLHIYFDKEYLKNHPKGKLINFKGTYIKGYLAPFIMSGDKDLMWIAYHAGLGEKNSLGFGMIEKI; encoded by the coding sequence TTGAGAATAAGGGTAAGGATGTTTACAGATGACATGCAGACGCTGGACATTAACTACAACTATTTTATAACCTCATATATATATCATCTGTTGAACGAGGAGGATGCAGAGTTTTCGAGATTATTGCATGATGAAGGTTTTGTGTATGGTGGTAAACATTTCAAGTTATTTACATATTCCGGTTTGAGGATGCTGGATTTTTATGATGTTAATGGCCCATATCTGAGGTTTAGGGGTAAGGTAGACCTGTACATATCTTCACCCGTTGTAAAGTTTATGCAGGACTTGGCCTCAAGTATGCTCAATATGGGGGAGATGAGGATAGGAAAGGCCATTTTAAAGATAGAAGAGATTGAGGCCTTACAAGAGCCAAGGTTTGAAGATGGTGAAAACAGATTTCTATGTCTGTCGCCGATCACAATGAGTACAAAAAGAGAGATTGATGGTAAATTAAAACCGAGGGATATGAATATCAATGAAGATGGATTCAAAGAAAATCTGATAAAAAATCTAAAGAGGAAGTATGAACTTATGGTACAGAGCAGCGCCGAAGATAAGGATTTGCATATTTACTTTGATAAGGAATATCTCAAAAATCACCCCAAAGGGAAGCTGATAAACTTTAAGGGTACATACATAAAAGGATACCTTGCACCGTTTATCATGTCAGGAGACAAAGACCTTATGTGGATAGCATACCATGCGGGGCTTGGTGAGAAGAATTCCCTGGGGTTTGGTATGATCGAAAAGATTTAG
- the csm4 gene encoding type III-A CRISPR-associated RAMP protein Csm4: MFLRDIKLNFYTPMHIGEKGIGVENSLDYIHSDTIYSAIYISSKETGVDFKDIRVTSAFPFVGDILYFYVPPLNINDFDGADAKAILEKRKLIKSTRFVDKHCFEDLINRGKINWELFMNSSNNFKESRSVSSYIRPRVALDRITKVSSLFYSAAVVFNKNCGLHFLVDCDEDDWKSLKVLLKYLGDKGLGGMRSCGFGRFVPEFIDAVEIKIPDKPERYVSLSLIYPDDSKSFKRSAVSYRIIDRRWWTNFTDGNAVMYMCRMLGEGAIFKEDISGKILVIDVKGKSIDKVYRYGLAFNIPAREASI, translated from the coding sequence TTGTTTTTAAGAGATATTAAGTTGAATTTTTACACACCTATGCATATAGGTGAAAAGGGTATAGGTGTGGAGAATTCCCTTGACTACATACATTCAGACACCATATATAGCGCCATATATATATCTTCTAAAGAGACGGGAGTTGATTTTAAAGATATAAGGGTCACATCTGCTTTTCCATTTGTAGGTGATATACTTTATTTTTATGTACCTCCGTTAAATATCAATGACTTTGATGGCGCAGATGCAAAAGCAATATTGGAGAAGAGAAAACTGATTAAATCTACCAGATTCGTTGATAAACATTGTTTTGAAGACCTTATTAACAGAGGTAAAATCAACTGGGAACTGTTTATGAATTCCAGTAATAATTTTAAGGAGAGCAGAAGTGTAAGTTCATATATAAGGCCAAGGGTTGCTCTGGACAGGATAACCAAGGTATCAAGCCTTTTCTATTCGGCGGCTGTTGTCTTTAATAAAAACTGCGGTCTTCACTTTTTGGTTGACTGTGATGAGGATGACTGGAAGAGTTTAAAGGTATTGTTAAAGTACCTTGGGGATAAAGGTTTGGGCGGTATGAGGAGTTGTGGATTTGGTAGGTTTGTACCGGAATTTATAGATGCTGTGGAGATTAAGATACCGGATAAACCGGAGAGGTATGTGTCACTCTCTCTTATTTACCCAGATGATAGTAAGAGTTTTAAAAGGAGCGCAGTAAGTTACAGGATAATAGACAGGCGCTGGTGGACCAACTTTACTGATGGTAATGCAGTGATGTATATGTGCAGGATGCTTGGTGAGGGAGCGATCTTTAAAGAAGATATAAGCGGAAAGATACTTGTGATTGATGTAAAGGGTAAGTCCATAGATAAGGTCTATAGATATGGCCTGGCCTTTAATATACCGGCGAGGGAGGCTTCCATATGA